In Amycolatopsis jiangsuensis, the following proteins share a genomic window:
- the dapC gene encoding succinyldiaminopimelate transaminase, which yields MTRLPDFPWDSLAGVKARAQAVEGGIVDLSVGTPVDPVPASIRDALALVSDIPGYPATHGTPALRSAVIEALGRRHGITGLEPDAVLPTIGSKEAVAWLPRLLGFGPGDVVVIPELAYPTYEVGALLAGAEVVRADGLTQLGPRRPAMLWLNSPSNPTGRVLGVDHLRKVVEWARERGTVVVSDECYLSLGWDAQPLSVLHPSVHGGRTDGLLAVHSLSKSANLASYRAGFVTGDPKLVKDLLEVRKHAGMIVPRPVQGAMVAALTDDEALAAQRERYQRRRLVLRKALQDNGFEISHSEAGLYLWATRGEPALTTVEWLAERGILVAPGTFYGPAGGSHVRVALTATDERIDAAAQRLSA from the coding sequence ATGACCCGGCTGCCGGACTTCCCCTGGGATTCCCTCGCCGGGGTCAAGGCTCGCGCGCAGGCGGTCGAGGGTGGGATCGTGGACCTGTCCGTCGGCACGCCGGTGGACCCGGTGCCGGCGAGCATCCGCGACGCGCTCGCGCTGGTCTCGGACATCCCCGGCTACCCGGCCACGCACGGCACGCCCGCGCTGCGCTCGGCGGTGATCGAGGCGCTCGGGCGCCGGCACGGGATCACCGGCCTCGAACCGGACGCGGTGCTGCCGACCATCGGGTCGAAGGAGGCGGTGGCCTGGCTGCCGCGGCTGCTCGGCTTCGGGCCCGGCGACGTGGTGGTCATCCCGGAGCTGGCGTACCCGACGTATGAGGTGGGCGCGCTGCTCGCCGGTGCCGAGGTGGTGCGCGCGGACGGGCTGACCCAGCTCGGCCCGCGCCGCCCGGCGATGCTCTGGCTCAATTCGCCGTCGAACCCGACCGGTCGCGTGCTGGGCGTCGACCACCTGCGCAAGGTGGTCGAATGGGCCCGCGAGCGCGGCACGGTCGTGGTGTCCGACGAGTGCTACCTCTCGCTCGGCTGGGACGCGCAGCCGTTGTCCGTACTGCATCCGTCCGTCCATGGTGGACGGACGGATGGCCTGCTCGCGGTGCATTCGCTGTCCAAGTCGGCCAATCTGGCCAGCTACCGCGCCGGCTTCGTGACCGGCGATCCGAAGCTGGTCAAAGACCTGCTGGAGGTGCGCAAGCACGCCGGCATGATCGTGCCGCGGCCGGTGCAGGGGGCGATGGTCGCCGCGCTGACCGACGACGAGGCGCTGGCCGCCCAGCGCGAGCGCTACCAGCGGCGCCGGCTGGTCCTGCGCAAGGCGTTGCAGGACAACGGTTTCGAAATCTCGCACTCGGAGGCCGGGCTGTATTTGTGGGCCACCCGCGGTGAACCCGCGCTGACGACCGTCGAATGGCTGGCCGAGCGCGGCATCCTCGTCGCTCCTGGCACCTTCTACGGCCCGGCAGGCGGCTCCCACGTGCGCGTCGCGCTCACCGCGACCGACGAACGCATCGACGCGGCCGCCCAGCGCCTCTCCGCCTGA
- a CDS encoding TetR/AcrR family transcriptional regulator, producing the protein MTATSRKEKAAETEAALKEAAIRVFARKGYLNTKITDVTAEAGRAAGSFYNHFAGKEQLLEALLADLAAASDVRAGDVDHLSDFTDPEAVRWHIREYWDYYRSHAAIMLALRQAAMVNDEFAATLASFGAAQAADLHGHLDHIGAAGHRLPAEAHVSIAMMYQLVEGCAQLWLLNPTPGWPPPTDEAAVEAMTRFVYRGLTGRDY; encoded by the coding sequence ATGACTGCCACGAGCCGCAAGGAGAAGGCCGCCGAGACGGAGGCTGCGCTCAAGGAGGCGGCCATCCGGGTGTTCGCCCGCAAGGGGTACCTGAACACGAAGATCACCGACGTCACGGCGGAAGCCGGCCGCGCCGCGGGATCGTTCTACAACCACTTCGCCGGCAAGGAGCAGCTGCTCGAGGCACTGCTGGCCGACCTCGCGGCGGCGAGTGACGTGCGCGCCGGAGACGTGGATCATCTGAGCGACTTCACCGACCCGGAGGCGGTTCGCTGGCACATCCGCGAGTACTGGGACTACTACCGCTCACACGCGGCGATCATGCTGGCGCTGCGGCAGGCGGCCATGGTGAACGACGAGTTCGCCGCCACGCTCGCGAGTTTCGGCGCGGCGCAGGCCGCCGACCTCCACGGCCATCTCGACCACATCGGCGCCGCCGGGCACCGGCTGCCCGCGGAGGCGCACGTGTCGATCGCGATGATGTACCAGCTGGTCGAAGGCTGCGCGCAGCTGTGGCTGCTGAACCCGACGCCCGGCTGGCCACCGCCGACCGACGAGGCCGCCGTGGAGGCCATGACCAGGTTCGTCTACCGCGGACTGACCGGCCGCGACTACTGA
- a CDS encoding CHAD domain-containing protein — protein MTTTPTPHAPEPTTPAALGLPRKPRKAGPAAPAATHLRVGLERELRKLLAHEPGARAGTDPEDVHRMRVALRRMRSTLRASGRLLGPASEQVRAELAWLGQALGEVRDYDVLIDHLREVVATFEVRDQPAGRRLVSLFVAERAAARERLAEAMAAPRYATLLQSVAQLTRLPDHEIDETPAAEPNLAADVRKRYRKLTKAVRALPSPPPDGDLHRLRIHGKKLRYTAELARASAKKKQAAKLAGLIKATRKFQTALGDHQDAVVAAEKVRAAVAGTDAELGFIAGRVAEHELAKQAETRAAWPGRWKRIRKAARPVS, from the coding sequence ATGACCACCACACCGACGCCGCACGCACCGGAACCGACCACACCGGCCGCGCTCGGGCTCCCCCGGAAGCCGCGGAAAGCCGGTCCGGCAGCGCCGGCCGCCACGCACCTGCGCGTCGGGCTCGAGCGCGAGCTCCGGAAACTGCTCGCGCACGAACCGGGTGCCCGAGCCGGTACCGATCCGGAGGACGTGCACCGGATGCGGGTCGCGCTGCGCCGGATGCGCAGCACGCTCAGGGCGTCCGGACGGCTGCTCGGGCCGGCGAGCGAACAGGTCCGGGCGGAGCTGGCCTGGCTGGGCCAGGCGCTGGGCGAGGTCCGCGACTACGACGTGCTGATCGACCACCTCCGCGAGGTCGTGGCCACGTTCGAGGTCCGTGACCAGCCCGCAGGGCGCCGGCTGGTGTCCCTCTTCGTCGCCGAACGCGCAGCGGCCCGCGAGCGGCTGGCCGAGGCCATGGCCGCCCCGCGCTACGCGACGCTGCTGCAGAGCGTCGCCCAGCTCACCCGGCTTCCCGACCACGAGATCGACGAGACCCCGGCTGCCGAGCCGAACCTCGCCGCCGACGTGCGCAAGCGGTACCGGAAGCTGACCAAGGCGGTCCGCGCGCTGCCGTCCCCGCCCCCGGACGGCGACCTGCACCGGCTGCGCATCCACGGCAAGAAGCTGCGCTACACCGCGGAGCTGGCGCGTGCGTCGGCGAAGAAGAAGCAAGCCGCGAAGCTCGCCGGACTGATCAAAGCGACGCGCAAGTTCCAGACCGCGCTCGGCGATCACCAGGACGCCGTGGTGGCCGCCGAGAAGGTACGCGCCGCCGTCGCCGGTACCGACGCCGAGCTGGGCTTCATCGCGGGCCGCGTCGCCGAACACGAGCTGGCCAAACAGGCCGAAACACGAGCCGCGTGGCCCGGACGGTGGAAGCGCATCCGCAAAGCCGCCCGCCCCGTCTCCTGA
- the fdxA gene encoding ferredoxin, producing the protein MTYVIAEPCVDVLDKACIDECPVDCIYEGERMLYIHPDECVDCGACEPVCPVEAIYYEDDVPDNWADYTKANVDFFDELGSPGGASKVGKTAHDPAFIKALPPQGE; encoded by the coding sequence GTGACCTACGTGATCGCCGAGCCCTGCGTCGACGTGCTCGACAAGGCGTGTATCGACGAGTGCCCCGTGGACTGCATCTACGAGGGCGAGCGGATGTTGTACATCCACCCGGACGAGTGTGTCGACTGCGGCGCCTGTGAGCCGGTCTGCCCGGTCGAGGCGATCTACTACGAGGACGACGTGCCGGACAACTGGGCCGATTACACCAAGGCCAACGTCGACTTCTTCGACGAGCTGGGCTCGCCCGGCGGCGCGTCGAAGGTGGGCAAGACCGCGCACGACCCGGCCTTCATCAAGGCTTTGCCCCCGCAGGGCGAATGA
- a CDS encoding GNAT family N-acetyltransferase, whose amino-acid sequence MYADEELEMVCSKAWPPVVGEPLGQWRLRWADGFTGRANSALAVGDPGMTVPAALAAVCDFAHARAIPPAVQVVQDSEQERAVAAAGWGEQVGHAAGHRVSVLTGPLPAGPGPGAEVLDGPTSQWWELTVGTSEPSVAERHVMTTGKVGYGVVSADGVTAGAVRGAIVDGWLHVSRLAVRPDFRRRGLARAVLYALAAWGRAQGAEQWVLQVAVDNTGALALYSGLGCTEHHRYRYWGPGQRTCEDPQS is encoded by the coding sequence GTGTATGCCGACGAAGAGCTCGAAATGGTCTGTTCGAAAGCGTGGCCGCCGGTCGTCGGGGAGCCGCTGGGGCAGTGGCGGCTGCGCTGGGCGGACGGCTTCACCGGCCGCGCGAACAGCGCACTCGCGGTCGGCGACCCCGGCATGACCGTCCCGGCGGCGCTCGCGGCCGTGTGTGACTTCGCCCACGCCCGGGCGATTCCGCCGGCCGTCCAGGTCGTGCAGGACAGCGAGCAGGAGCGTGCGGTGGCCGCCGCGGGCTGGGGTGAGCAGGTCGGCCACGCGGCCGGTCACCGGGTGAGCGTGCTGACCGGCCCGCTGCCCGCCGGGCCCGGCCCTGGTGCCGAAGTGCTCGACGGGCCCACCTCGCAGTGGTGGGAGCTGACGGTCGGCACCTCCGAACCGAGCGTCGCCGAACGGCACGTGATGACCACCGGAAAGGTGGGCTACGGAGTGGTGAGCGCCGACGGTGTCACCGCGGGTGCCGTCCGTGGGGCGATCGTGGACGGCTGGCTGCACGTCTCGCGGCTCGCCGTGCGGCCGGACTTCCGGCGCCGCGGCCTGGCCCGCGCGGTGCTGTACGCCCTTGCCGCGTGGGGTCGCGCGCAGGGCGCGGAGCAGTGGGTGCTCCAGGTGGCGGTCGACAACACCGGAGCGCTCGCGCTGTATTCCGGGCTCGGCTGTACCGAGCACCACAGGTACCGGTACTGGGGCCCGGGGCAGCGGACGTGCGAGGATCCGCAGTCGTGA
- a CDS encoding M4 family metallopeptidase: MPSKSGLTTGVAAAGLALSLLALPVTPAAAAPAPPPADPLAVAAAAADSGVAALLKGPAEAFHRVGTTAGDAGLFYNAYERTYQGLRVVGGDAVVTSDSAGHVRGTAAANTAAIKVGTTPGVDANRAAGVARKQLATVDSVREPELVVFGGAEPKLAYEVVVAGRSVTTPTTPSNLHVLVDAANGSVLAQRDDVKSEAPTGSAAQPGTAKTVAGQGNSYYVGDVDIDTTGDGGTYSMTDPGRSGISCGEEGGDVFSGPDDQWGDGSGTSLETACVDALFSVQTEWKMLKDWLGRDGIDGNGKGFPASVGLDDANAYWDGHSTHFGHASDNQRQASSMDVVAHEFGHGVFQNTPGGSGFGNENGGLNESTGDIFGALTEAYANNPKDTPDYEVGEGVNLVGDGPIRYMYDPSKVGDPNCYSDDIPNTEVHAAAGPQNHWFYLLAEGSAPEGKPASPTCDDSTVTGVGIQKAGEIFYNGLLKKTSSWDHQAAREATLEAAKELYPDSCTEFDTVKAAWSAISVPEVSGEPTCG; the protein is encoded by the coding sequence ATGCCGTCCAAATCCGGGCTCACCACCGGTGTGGCCGCTGCCGGTCTCGCCCTCTCCCTGCTCGCCCTGCCGGTGACGCCGGCGGCCGCGGCTCCCGCCCCGCCTCCCGCCGATCCGCTCGCGGTCGCCGCCGCGGCGGCCGACAGCGGCGTGGCCGCACTGCTGAAGGGCCCGGCCGAAGCGTTCCACCGCGTCGGCACCACCGCCGGTGACGCGGGACTGTTCTACAACGCCTACGAACGCACTTACCAGGGCCTGCGCGTGGTCGGCGGGGACGCGGTGGTCACCAGCGACAGCGCCGGTCACGTCCGGGGCACCGCGGCCGCGAACACCGCGGCGATCAAGGTGGGCACCACGCCGGGTGTGGACGCGAACCGCGCGGCCGGCGTCGCCCGCAAGCAGCTGGCCACTGTGGACAGTGTGCGCGAACCGGAGCTGGTCGTGTTCGGCGGTGCCGAGCCGAAGCTGGCCTACGAGGTGGTCGTCGCCGGCCGCTCAGTGACCACGCCGACCACGCCGAGCAACCTGCACGTGCTCGTCGACGCCGCGAACGGATCGGTGCTGGCCCAGCGCGACGACGTGAAGTCGGAAGCGCCGACCGGGTCCGCTGCCCAACCGGGAACGGCGAAAACCGTTGCCGGTCAAGGGAACAGCTACTACGTCGGCGACGTGGACATCGACACCACCGGCGACGGCGGCACGTACTCGATGACCGACCCCGGCCGTTCCGGCATCAGCTGCGGCGAAGAGGGCGGCGACGTGTTCTCCGGCCCCGACGACCAGTGGGGCGACGGTTCCGGCACGAGCCTGGAAACGGCCTGCGTCGACGCGCTCTTCAGCGTGCAGACCGAGTGGAAGATGCTGAAGGACTGGCTGGGCCGCGACGGAATCGACGGCAACGGCAAGGGCTTCCCCGCCTCGGTCGGACTCGACGACGCGAACGCCTACTGGGACGGCCATTCCACGCACTTCGGCCATGCCTCGGACAACCAGCGCCAGGCGAGTTCGATGGACGTGGTGGCGCACGAGTTCGGCCACGGCGTCTTCCAGAACACCCCCGGCGGCTCGGGCTTCGGCAACGAGAACGGCGGCCTCAACGAGTCGACCGGCGACATCTTCGGCGCGCTGACCGAGGCGTACGCGAACAACCCGAAGGACACCCCGGACTACGAGGTCGGCGAGGGCGTGAACCTGGTCGGCGACGGGCCGATCCGGTACATGTACGACCCGTCGAAGGTCGGCGACCCGAACTGCTACTCCGACGACATCCCGAACACCGAGGTGCACGCCGCGGCCGGCCCGCAGAACCACTGGTTCTACCTGCTGGCCGAGGGTTCCGCGCCGGAGGGCAAGCCGGCCAGCCCGACCTGTGACGACAGCACGGTGACCGGGGTCGGCATCCAGAAGGCGGGCGAGATCTTCTACAACGGCCTGCTCAAGAAGACCTCGTCGTGGGACCACCAGGCCGCCCGTGAGGCCACCCTGGAGGCCGCCAAGGAGCTGTACCCGGACAGCTGCACCGAGTTCGACACCGTCAAGGCGGCGTGGAGCGCGATCAGCGTGCCCGAGGTGAGCGGCGAGCCGACCTGCGGCTGA
- a CDS encoding chitinase encodes MLWSVPVLAGLLVLPLAGTAPAGAAPQADTCAVKSRPDGPVLQGYWENWDGEANGVHPGLGWVPITDARIGQHGYTVLNAAFPVISSDGTVLWQDGMDTGVKVATPAEMCAAKAAGATILMSIGGATAGIDLSSSTVADRFVDTIVPILQKYNFDGIDIDIETGLSGSGDITTLSASQANLVRIIDGVLARMPANFGLTMAPETAYVTGGSVTYGSIWGSYLPIIKKYLDNGRLWWLNMQYYNGSMYGCSGDSYEAGTVQGFTVQTQCLEQGLTVQGTTVKIPLDKQVPGLPAQQGAGGGYLSPDLVSEAYRSVPGLKGLMTWSLNWDGSKGWSFGDTVKSLQGR; translated from the coding sequence GTGCTGTGGTCCGTACCGGTACTGGCCGGATTGCTCGTCCTGCCGCTGGCCGGGACGGCGCCCGCCGGGGCGGCACCGCAGGCGGACACCTGCGCGGTGAAGTCCCGGCCGGACGGCCCGGTCCTGCAGGGTTACTGGGAGAACTGGGACGGCGAGGCGAACGGGGTCCATCCCGGTCTCGGCTGGGTGCCGATCACCGACGCGCGCATCGGACAGCACGGTTACACCGTGCTGAACGCGGCCTTCCCGGTGATCAGCTCGGACGGCACCGTGCTGTGGCAGGACGGGATGGACACCGGGGTCAAGGTCGCCACACCGGCGGAGATGTGCGCCGCGAAAGCCGCCGGTGCCACCATCCTGATGTCGATCGGCGGCGCGACGGCGGGCATCGACCTGTCGTCCAGCACGGTCGCGGACCGGTTCGTGGACACCATCGTGCCGATCCTGCAGAAGTACAACTTCGACGGGATCGACATCGACATCGAGACCGGCCTGTCCGGCAGCGGGGACATCACGACACTGTCGGCTTCCCAGGCCAATCTGGTGCGCATCATCGACGGCGTGCTCGCCCGGATGCCGGCGAACTTCGGGCTCACCATGGCCCCGGAAACCGCGTACGTCACCGGCGGATCCGTCACCTACGGCTCGATCTGGGGATCGTATCTGCCGATCATCAAGAAGTACCTGGACAACGGCCGGCTGTGGTGGCTGAACATGCAGTACTACAACGGCTCGATGTACGGCTGCTCGGGCGACAGCTACGAGGCGGGCACCGTCCAGGGCTTCACCGTGCAGACGCAGTGCCTGGAGCAGGGCCTGACCGTGCAGGGCACCACGGTGAAGATCCCGCTGGACAAACAGGTTCCCGGACTGCCGGCCCAGCAGGGGGCCGGTGGCGGGTACCTGTCGCCGGATCTGGTGTCCGAGGCCTACCGGAGCGTGCCGGGGCTCAAGGGCCTGATGACCTGGTCGCTCAACTGGGACGGCTCGAAGGGCTGGAGCTTCGGCGACACCGTGAAGTCACTGCAGGGCCGCTGA
- a CDS encoding FAD-dependent monooxygenase, producing MDTTVLIAGAGPAGLTLAIDLARRGVAVRLVDQAQEYFAGSRADGLQPRTLEVFEDLGVLDAVLAAGAEGYPTRVYLDGQYTTVRWMRELAEPTPDTPYPNGCMLGQSQIEAILRDRLAEFGVPVELRSGLTGFTQDEAGVTAELSTGETVRARYLVGADGGKSLVRKTLGIAFEGSTDESLRMLLGDVQAEGLDHSASYWFATSDDPRSGVMFTPLAGTPYFQFGSELGEGEHDPETSLAALQTRLDAMSGGAVRLHDLAWSTVWRPNIRLAAEYRSGRVFLVGDAAHVNPPTGGQGLNTGVQDAYNLGWKLADGTPEVLASYEPERRAVAARAIGVSTELLEKYLDGAEDAHRRGDETKGLDITYRGGPLAPAGTGALRPGDRAPDAPLADANGKQVRLFDLFRGPHATELRFGDGPLGSQHPAYRVVPAGSVAKGEELVDMSGHAFAAYAAEPGRRVVVRPDGYVWSVD from the coding sequence ATGGACACGACGGTGCTGATCGCGGGAGCGGGGCCGGCCGGGCTGACGCTGGCGATCGATCTGGCACGCCGCGGGGTCGCGGTGCGCCTGGTCGACCAGGCGCAGGAGTACTTCGCCGGGTCCCGTGCGGACGGGTTGCAGCCGCGCACGCTGGAGGTCTTCGAGGACCTCGGCGTGCTGGACGCGGTGCTCGCGGCGGGCGCGGAGGGTTATCCGACGCGGGTGTACCTGGACGGGCAGTACACGACCGTGCGATGGATGCGGGAGCTGGCCGAGCCGACGCCGGACACGCCGTATCCGAACGGCTGCATGCTTGGCCAGTCACAGATCGAAGCGATCCTGCGCGACCGGCTGGCCGAGTTCGGGGTGCCGGTCGAGTTGCGCAGTGGGCTGACGGGTTTCACCCAGGACGAGGCGGGAGTGACTGCCGAGCTGTCCACCGGCGAGACCGTGCGCGCGCGGTACCTGGTGGGTGCCGACGGCGGGAAGAGCCTGGTGCGCAAGACGCTGGGCATCGCGTTCGAGGGCAGCACGGACGAATCGCTGCGGATGTTGCTCGGCGACGTGCAGGCCGAAGGCCTGGACCACAGCGCCTCCTACTGGTTCGCCACCTCGGACGACCCGAGGTCCGGGGTGATGTTCACCCCGCTGGCCGGCACGCCGTACTTCCAGTTCGGCTCGGAACTCGGCGAGGGTGAGCACGATCCGGAGACCTCACTGGCCGCGCTGCAGACCCGGCTCGACGCGATGTCCGGCGGCGCAGTCCGGCTGCACGACCTCGCGTGGTCCACGGTCTGGCGGCCGAACATCCGGCTCGCCGCGGAGTACCGAAGCGGCCGGGTGTTCCTCGTCGGGGACGCCGCGCACGTCAACCCGCCGACCGGTGGCCAGGGGCTCAACACCGGCGTGCAGGACGCGTACAACCTCGGCTGGAAGCTCGCCGACGGCACGCCGGAGGTGCTGGCCAGCTACGAACCGGAACGCCGGGCGGTGGCTGCCCGCGCGATCGGCGTTTCCACCGAGCTGCTGGAGAAGTACCTCGACGGCGCCGAGGACGCGCACCGGCGTGGCGACGAGACGAAGGGCCTCGACATCACCTACCGGGGCGGCCCGCTGGCACCGGCCGGGACGGGCGCGCTGCGTCCGGGCGACCGTGCGCCGGACGCTCCGCTGGCCGACGCGAACGGCAAGCAGGTGCGCCTGTTCGACCTGTTCCGCGGTCCGCACGCGACCGAACTCCGGTTCGGGGACGGCCCGCTCGGCTCGCAGCACCCGGCGTACCGCGTGGTGCCCGCCGGTTCGGTCGCGAAGGGCGAGGAGCTGGTCGACATGAGCGGCCACGCGTTCGCGGCGTACGCCGCCGAGCCCGGCCGCCGAGTCGTGGTCCGGCCGGACGGGTACGTCTGGTCGGTGGACTGA
- the dapD gene encoding 2,3,4,5-tetrahydropyridine-2,6-dicarboxylate N-succinyltransferase, whose translation MSEQTPDPEKTGAVGVGLATVTSDGTVLDTWYPQPKLTGPGTSGTERLTAEQTAELLGEAAAALLGLDTDRGAEVVAVRVTIGSLAAAPADAHDVYLRLHLLSHRLVRPHGQSLDGIFGLLANVVWTNHGPCPVEGFEQTRLRLRSRGAVTVYGVDKFPRMVDYVTPTGVRIADADRARLGAHLAPGTTVMHEGFVNYNAGTLGASMVEGRISAGVVVGDGSDIGGGASIMGTLSGGGTEVISVGERCLIGANGGIGISLGDDTVVEAGLYVTSGTKVEVDGKTVKARELTGISGAVFRRNSATGAVEVVPRTGAGIELNAALHAN comes from the coding sequence GTGAGCGAGCAGACCCCTGACCCCGAGAAGACCGGCGCCGTCGGCGTCGGGCTGGCCACCGTGACGTCCGACGGGACGGTGCTGGACACCTGGTATCCGCAGCCGAAGCTGACCGGGCCGGGTACTTCCGGCACGGAGCGGCTGACCGCGGAACAGACCGCGGAGCTGCTCGGCGAGGCCGCTGCCGCGCTGCTGGGCCTGGACACCGACCGCGGTGCCGAGGTCGTCGCGGTGCGCGTCACGATCGGCAGCCTTGCCGCCGCCCCCGCCGACGCGCACGACGTGTACCTGCGCCTGCACCTGCTTTCGCACCGGCTGGTCCGGCCGCACGGACAGAGCCTCGACGGCATCTTCGGCCTGCTGGCCAACGTCGTGTGGACCAACCACGGGCCGTGCCCGGTCGAAGGCTTCGAGCAGACCCGGCTGCGGTTGCGTTCCCGCGGCGCGGTCACCGTGTACGGGGTGGACAAGTTCCCGCGCATGGTCGACTACGTCACGCCCACCGGCGTCCGCATCGCCGACGCGGACCGCGCGCGCCTCGGCGCCCACCTGGCACCGGGCACCACCGTCATGCACGAAGGCTTCGTGAACTACAACGCGGGCACGCTCGGCGCGTCGATGGTCGAGGGACGCATCTCGGCCGGTGTCGTCGTCGGCGACGGCAGCGACATCGGTGGCGGCGCGTCGATCATGGGCACGCTCTCCGGCGGCGGGACCGAGGTGATCTCCGTCGGCGAGCGCTGCCTGATCGGCGCGAACGGCGGTATCGGCATCTCCCTCGGCGACGACACGGTGGTTGAGGCCGGCCTGTACGTGACCTCCGGTACCAAGGTCGAGGTCGACGGCAAGACGGTGAAGGCCCGCGAGCTCACCGGCATTTCCGGCGCCGTGTTCCGGCGCAACTCCGCGACCGGCGCGGTGGAGGTCGTGCCGAGGACCGGTGCGGGCATTGAGCTGAACGCCGCACTGCACGCCAACTGA
- the dapE gene encoding succinyl-diaminopimelate desuccinylase, translating to MTSLDLRADPADLTAALVDVFSVSGQEAKLADAVQAALVEQAPHLEVVRNGDAVLARTQLGRGSRVVLAGHLDTVPENGNLPSRRTGSGGDEVLHGLGSVDMKGGDAVFLHLAATLPEPKHDITFVFYDNEEVEATRNGLGRIERELPEWLAGDLAIVGEPSNGVIEAGCQGTLRVEVRTSGARAHTARAWMGENAIHALAEPLGRLAGYSPRVVDIDGLTYREGLQATGISGGVAGNVVPDAAVLTVNHRFAPDRSSPQAEAHVRKVFDGFDVSLVDLSPAALPGLSAPAAAELVAAAGGRAAAKLGWTDVARFAALGMPAVNFGPGDPTLAHTQQEHVRVAEIRQVADTLRTFLA from the coding sequence ATGACCTCGCTCGACCTGCGTGCCGACCCTGCCGACCTCACTGCCGCTCTGGTGGACGTGTTCAGCGTTTCGGGCCAGGAGGCGAAGCTGGCGGACGCGGTGCAGGCCGCGCTCGTCGAGCAGGCGCCGCACCTCGAAGTGGTGCGCAACGGCGACGCCGTGCTCGCCCGCACGCAGCTCGGCCGCGGCTCGCGCGTCGTGCTGGCCGGGCACCTGGACACCGTGCCCGAGAACGGGAACCTGCCCTCGCGGCGCACCGGCTCCGGCGGCGACGAGGTGCTGCACGGCCTGGGCTCGGTCGACATGAAGGGCGGCGACGCGGTGTTCCTGCACCTGGCCGCCACCTTGCCGGAGCCGAAGCACGACATCACGTTCGTCTTCTACGACAACGAGGAAGTCGAGGCCACCCGCAACGGTCTCGGCCGCATCGAGCGCGAGCTGCCCGAATGGCTCGCCGGTGACCTGGCGATCGTCGGCGAACCGTCGAACGGCGTGATCGAGGCCGGCTGCCAGGGCACGCTCCGCGTCGAGGTGCGCACGAGTGGTGCCCGCGCGCACACGGCACGCGCGTGGATGGGGGAGAACGCGATCCACGCGCTTGCCGAGCCGTTGGGCCGGCTGGCCGGATACTCGCCGCGGGTGGTGGACATCGACGGCCTCACCTACCGCGAAGGCTTGCAGGCCACCGGTATTTCCGGCGGCGTGGCCGGGAACGTGGTGCCGGACGCGGCGGTGCTGACGGTGAACCACCGGTTCGCCCCGGACCGTAGTTCACCGCAGGCCGAAGCCCATGTGCGCAAGGTGTTCGACGGGTTCGACGTGTCCCTTGTGGACCTTTCACCGGCGGCGCTGCCCGGGCTGTCCGCACCGGCGGCCGCGGAACTGGTGGCCGCGGCCGGCGGACGGGCGGCGGCCAAACTCGGCTGGACGGACGTGGCCCGGTTCGCCGCACTGGGCATGCCCGCGGTCAACTTCGGCCCCGGCGATCCCACGCTCGCGCACACGCAGCAGGAGCACGTGCGGGTCGCGGAGATCCGGCAGGTCGCGGACACACTGCGCACGTTCCTGGCGTGA